The Pseudomonas extremaustralis genome contains a region encoding:
- a CDS encoding type II secretion system protein, translated as MERYTASGDRGFTLIELLVVMAIIATLMTLVTPQYFRQHTKAQETVLRHNLSTLRQALDQYREDHGANPDSLQALVDRRYLREIPMDPLTGKRDTWQLQPSDEQGLGDVRSGARGNGNDGSAYADW; from the coding sequence ATGGAACGTTATACAGCCAGTGGTGATCGGGGCTTTACCCTGATCGAGTTGCTGGTGGTCATGGCCATCATCGCCACCCTCATGACCCTGGTCACCCCGCAGTATTTTCGCCAGCACACCAAGGCCCAGGAAACCGTGCTGCGCCACAACCTCTCCACCCTGCGCCAGGCGCTGGACCAATACCGCGAAGACCACGGCGCCAACCCCGATTCCCTGCAAGCCCTGGTGGACCGCCGCTACCTGCGCGAGATCCCCATGGACCCGCTGACGGGCAAGCGCGACACCTGGCAACTGCAGCCGTCCGACGAACAAGGCCTGGGCGATGTGCGCAGCGGCGCCAGGGGCAACGGTAACGATGGGAGCGCCTATGCAGACTGGTAG
- the gspG gene encoding type II secretion system major pseudopilin GspG, translating to MAIPSVIHRPHAGFTLLELLVVLLIIALLAGYVGPKMFDRLELAKVQTAKGQMKSLGDALNQYRLDNGHYPAETLGLNALSERPASEPNWHGPYLPKATPPDPWNNPYQYKNPGTPPNEVEIISLGRDGKAGGEGTNADIVFGL from the coding sequence ATGGCCATTCCCTCAGTTATCCACAGACCCCACGCCGGTTTTACCCTGCTGGAATTGCTGGTCGTTCTGCTGATCATCGCGTTGCTCGCCGGGTACGTCGGCCCCAAGATGTTCGACCGCCTGGAGCTGGCCAAGGTGCAAACCGCCAAGGGCCAGATGAAGTCCCTGGGCGATGCCCTGAACCAATATCGCCTGGACAATGGCCACTACCCCGCCGAAACGCTGGGGCTCAACGCCCTGAGCGAACGGCCCGCCAGCGAACCGAACTGGCACGGCCCGTACTTGCCCAAGGCCACGCCGCCAGACCCGTGGAACAATCCCTACCAGTACAAAAATCCCGGCACGCCCCCCAACGAGGTGGAGATCATCTCCCTCGGTCGCGATGGCAAGGCCGGCGGGGAAGGCACCAACGCCGACATTGTGTTCGGACTGTGA
- a CDS encoding GspE/PulE family protein has product MSEQTHQWQALAAQRGISLSRYLLEVLEQAPDQLATIARPLGLRAIAPQQLSEHWRFDLLALPLALIHNVLPVDHEGEPCLVLGDPFTLASRYWLQSSATLRQLPLAMSLPGAVKAQLTQAEASQRVMQPFGEADENGPVGQAAQEISLSSIARDDNPVVRLVNSMLFDALQSRASDIHVETTPQGLVIKYRIDGVLQQMGQASGMDMAEQALSRLKVLSELDIGERRVPQDGRFKMKIQGREVDFRVSIMPSIHGEDAVLRILDKSQRGESLSLANLGLDADTIARIRVLASEPYGMLLVTGPTGSGKSTTLYAALSETNTGEKKIITIEDPVEYELPGVLQIPVNDKKGLTFARGLRSILRHDPDTILVGEIRDGETAGIAVQAALTGHLVMSSVHANSAFSVLERFTYMDVDPASFVEALNGVVAQRLVRRVCPDCGVETRPDADIARLAQLPEAQLDNGAYREGKGCDACRHTGYRGRLALAEVLSLNDSIKEGLLKRSSASTLRELARDAGHVFIRDIALAHAALGHTTLKEIHRVISLY; this is encoded by the coding sequence ATGAGCGAGCAGACACACCAATGGCAAGCCCTCGCGGCGCAACGCGGCATCAGCCTGTCCCGCTATTTGCTGGAGGTGCTCGAGCAGGCGCCCGACCAGTTGGCGACCATCGCCCGGCCCCTGGGCCTGCGCGCCATTGCGCCGCAGCAGTTGAGCGAGCATTGGCGCTTCGATCTGCTGGCGCTGCCCCTGGCGCTGATCCACAACGTATTACCCGTGGACCACGAGGGCGAGCCGTGCCTGGTGCTCGGCGACCCGTTCACCCTGGCCAGCCGCTACTGGCTGCAATCCAGCGCCACCCTGCGCCAGTTGCCCCTGGCGATGAGCCTGCCCGGTGCGGTCAAGGCCCAGTTGACCCAGGCCGAAGCCAGCCAACGGGTCATGCAGCCCTTCGGCGAAGCCGACGAAAACGGCCCGGTCGGCCAGGCTGCCCAGGAGATTTCCCTGAGCAGCATCGCCCGCGACGACAACCCCGTGGTGCGCCTGGTCAACTCCATGCTGTTCGATGCCCTGCAAAGTCGTGCCAGCGATATCCACGTGGAAACCACCCCGCAGGGCCTGGTCATCAAGTACCGCATCGACGGCGTGTTGCAGCAGATGGGCCAAGCCAGCGGCATGGACATGGCGGAGCAGGCACTGTCGCGCCTCAAGGTCCTGTCGGAGCTGGATATCGGCGAGCGGCGGGTGCCCCAGGACGGGCGCTTCAAGATGAAAATCCAGGGCCGCGAAGTGGATTTTCGCGTGTCGATCATGCCCAGCATCCACGGCGAGGATGCGGTGCTGCGGATTCTCGACAAATCCCAGCGCGGCGAATCCCTGAGCCTGGCCAACCTGGGGCTGGACGCCGACACCATCGCGCGCATCCGCGTGCTGGCCAGCGAACCCTACGGCATGTTGCTGGTGACCGGTCCCACCGGCAGCGGCAAATCCACCACCTTGTATGCGGCCTTGTCGGAGACCAACACCGGCGAGAAAAAAATCATCACCATCGAAGACCCGGTGGAATACGAACTGCCCGGCGTGTTGCAAATCCCGGTCAACGACAAGAAGGGCCTGACGTTCGCCCGTGGCCTGCGCTCGATCCTGCGCCATGACCCGGACACCATTCTGGTGGGGGAAATCCGCGATGGCGAAACCGCCGGCATCGCGGTGCAGGCGGCGCTGACCGGGCACCTGGTGATGTCTTCGGTGCATGCCAACAGCGCGTTCAGCGTGCTGGAGCGCTTCACCTACATGGACGTGGACCCGGCGAGTTTCGTCGAAGCCCTCAATGGCGTTGTCGCCCAACGCCTGGTGCGACGCGTCTGCCCGGACTGCGGCGTAGAGACTCGCCCCGACGCGGACATCGCCCGCCTGGCGCAATTGCCCGAGGCCCAACTCGACAACGGGGCCTATCGCGAAGGCAAAGGCTGCGACGCCTGCCGTCACACCGGTTATCGCGGCCGGCTCGCCCTGGCCGAAGTGCTGAGCCTGAACGACTCGATCAAAGAGGGTCTGCTCAAGCGCAGCTCAGCATCCACCTTGCGTGAACTGGCGCGAGACGCCGGCCATGTGTTTATCCGCGATATCGCCCTGGCCCATGCCGCCTTGGGCCACACCACGCTCAAGGAGATCCACCGTGTCATTTCCCTTTATTGA
- a CDS encoding type II secretion system F family protein — translation MIDFDARIVRDGHLHTLRVQALDVDQARHQLQADGAQVISLQARRQLRWPGRRARFALGLFIQELVVLLDAGLVLVEAVETLRDKAAPGINRQVMSDLLASMYQGNSLSKALQLKPEVFPSLLIATVASSEHSGQLSVALRRYHHFEAHLEAVKKRVSGALMYPMVVLSVGALILVFLLFFVIPRFAAVFDAVADLPATARLMVWWGDLVQTQGNLLLTGLVLAVGGLVLLLRSAAFKQRAARLLWKIPSLGAQRTLFVLARFYRTAGMLLMGGMPVVTAVALSGALLPAERQADLRHAMTDIQAGQPLSTSLARHQLTTAVAERLLRVGEQSGELAAMCERIAQFHDEALERAIELFSKVFEPLLMLVVGGLIGLIVFMLYMPIFELAGSIQG, via the coding sequence ATGATCGACTTCGACGCCCGTATCGTGCGGGACGGCCATCTGCACACCCTGCGCGTGCAAGCCCTCGACGTCGACCAGGCCCGCCACCAGTTGCAGGCCGACGGCGCCCAAGTGATCTCGTTGCAGGCGCGCCGCCAACTCCGGTGGCCGGGCCGGCGCGCGCGCTTCGCCCTGGGCCTGTTCATCCAGGAACTGGTGGTGTTGCTGGACGCCGGCCTGGTGCTGGTGGAAGCCGTGGAAACCCTGCGCGACAAGGCCGCGCCGGGGATCAATCGCCAGGTGATGAGCGACTTGCTGGCGTCGATGTACCAGGGCAATTCATTGTCCAAAGCCCTGCAACTCAAGCCCGAGGTGTTCCCGTCCCTGCTGATCGCCACCGTGGCGTCCTCCGAACACAGCGGGCAACTGTCGGTGGCGCTGCGGCGTTATCACCATTTCGAAGCGCACCTGGAAGCGGTGAAAAAACGCGTCAGCGGCGCGCTGATGTACCCGATGGTGGTGCTCAGCGTGGGGGCGTTGATTCTGGTGTTCCTGCTGTTTTTCGTGATCCCGCGTTTTGCCGCCGTGTTCGACGCCGTGGCCGACCTGCCCGCCACCGCGCGCCTGATGGTGTGGTGGGGCGACCTGGTGCAGACCCAGGGCAACCTGTTGCTCACCGGCCTGGTGCTGGCCGTGGGCGGCCTGGTGCTGTTGTTGCGCAGCGCCGCCTTCAAGCAGCGCGCGGCCCGCCTGCTGTGGAAAATCCCCAGCCTGGGGGCGCAGCGCACGCTGTTCGTCCTCGCGCGCTTTTATCGCACCGCCGGCATGTTGCTGATGGGCGGCATGCCGGTGGTCACCGCCGTGGCGCTGTCCGGCGCGCTGCTGCCGGCGGAACGCCAGGCCGACCTGCGCCACGCCATGACCGATATCCAGGCCGGCCAGCCCTTGTCCACCTCCCTGGCCCGCCACCAACTGACCACCGCCGTCGCCGAACGCCTGCTGCGGGTGGGCGAGCAAAGCGGCGAGCTGGCGGCGATGTGCGAACGCATTGCGCAGTTCCACGACGAAGCCCTGGAACGCGCCATCGAACTGTTCAGCAAGGTATTCGAGCCGTTGTTGATGCTGGTGGTGGGCGGGTTGATCGGCCTGATCGTGTTCATGTTGTACATGCCGATTTTCGAGCTGGCCGGTTCCATCCAGGGGTAG
- a CDS encoding type II secretion system protein, producing MWQGKPSRHCAKGFTLIELLLTLALLATLATVAYPLTALMGKRDRELDLQRSLREIRRAIDSYKQAADDGRIEKSITDSGYPPSLSVLVEGVTDKTSLQGRKLYFLRRIPRDPLCECPDVAPENTWQLRSYKSTADNPQAGEDVFDVSSRSTRESLNGTLYSQW from the coding sequence ATGTGGCAGGGCAAGCCCAGCCGTCACTGCGCCAAAGGTTTTACGCTGATTGAGTTGCTACTGACGCTGGCCCTGCTGGCCACGCTCGCGACAGTGGCTTATCCGCTGACAGCATTGATGGGTAAACGCGACCGGGAATTGGACTTGCAACGTTCGTTGCGAGAGATACGCCGCGCCATCGATTCCTACAAACAAGCGGCTGACGACGGTCGTATCGAAAAGAGCATCACCGACTCGGGTTACCCACCCTCCTTGAGCGTGCTGGTCGAAGGGGTCACGGACAAAACCAGTCTGCAAGGCCGCAAACTCTATTTCCTGCGCCGTATTCCTCGCGACCCGCTCTGCGAGTGCCCTGACGTCGCGCCCGAAAACACCTGGCAACTGCGCAGTTACAAAAGCACGGCCGACAACCCACAAGCGGGAGAAGATGTATTCGACGTTTCATCCCGAAGTACCCGGGAGAGTTTGAATGGAACGTTATACAGCCAGTGGTGA
- the gbcA gene encoding glycine-betaine demethylase subunit GbcA: MDVTATLSLGDPLEPARKATAQMLQERERTFSLPQPFYTDERLFDIDMQEIFQKEWLIAGMTCEIPAKGNYLTLQVGKNPVIVLRGADGVVHAFHNVCRHRGSRLCASEKGKVAKLVCPYHQWTYELDGRLLFAGTEMGADFDMKQYGLKPVNVKTSGGYIFICLAENPPAIDDFLSTLNHYMEPYDMENTKVAVQTTLMEKANWKLVLENNRECYHCNASHPELLKTLLEWDDVTDPRADQAFKDHVADSAAAWEAEKIPYAHASFGLRNRIVRMPLLKGTVSMTMDGKQGCAKLMGRIKNPDLGSMRILHLPHSWNHCMGDHIIVFTVWPISAQETMVTTKWLVHKDAVEGVDYDPERMRLVWDATNDQDRRLAEENQRGINSAAYQPGPYSQTYEFGVVNFVDWYSERMLNNLGAAPAPYLKGVAVHE; the protein is encoded by the coding sequence ATGGACGTCACCGCAACCTTAAGCCTGGGCGATCCGCTGGAACCCGCACGCAAGGCCACCGCGCAGATGCTGCAAGAGCGCGAGCGCACCTTTTCGCTGCCCCAGCCGTTCTACACCGATGAGCGCCTGTTTGATATCGACATGCAGGAGATCTTCCAGAAAGAGTGGTTGATCGCCGGCATGACCTGCGAGATCCCGGCCAAGGGCAACTACCTGACCCTGCAAGTGGGCAAGAACCCGGTCATCGTGCTCCGCGGCGCCGATGGCGTGGTGCATGCGTTCCATAACGTCTGCCGCCACCGTGGCTCACGCTTGTGCGCCAGTGAGAAGGGCAAGGTCGCCAAGCTGGTCTGCCCGTACCACCAGTGGACCTATGAGCTCGACGGCCGCCTGCTGTTCGCCGGCACCGAGATGGGCGCCGACTTCGACATGAAGCAATACGGCTTGAAGCCGGTGAACGTGAAGACCTCCGGTGGCTACATCTTTATCTGCCTGGCCGAAAACCCGCCGGCCATCGATGACTTCCTGTCGACGCTGAACCACTACATGGAACCCTACGACATGGAGAACACCAAGGTGGCGGTGCAAACCACCTTGATGGAAAAGGCCAACTGGAAGCTGGTGCTGGAAAACAACCGCGAGTGCTACCACTGCAACGCGTCGCACCCGGAACTGCTGAAAACCCTGCTGGAATGGGACGACGTCACCGACCCGCGCGCCGACCAGGCGTTCAAGGATCACGTCGCGGACTCCGCGGCCGCCTGGGAAGCCGAGAAGATCCCCTACGCCCACGCCAGCTTTGGCCTGCGTAACCGTATCGTGCGCATGCCGCTGCTCAAGGGCACCGTGTCGATGACCATGGACGGCAAACAGGGCTGCGCCAAACTGATGGGCCGCATCAAGAACCCGGACCTGGGCTCGATGCGCATCCTGCACTTGCCGCACTCGTGGAACCACTGCATGGGCGACCACATCATTGTGTTCACCGTGTGGCCGATCAGCGCCCAGGAAACCATGGTCACCACCAAGTGGCTGGTGCACAAGGACGCCGTCGAAGGCGTGGACTATGACCCCGAGCGCATGCGCCTGGTGTGGGACGCCACCAACGACCAGGACCGTCGCCTGGCCGAAGAAAACCAGCGCGGCATCAACTCCGCCGCCTACCAACCGGGCCCGTACTCCCAGACCTATGAGTTCGGCGTGGTGAACTTTGTGGACTGGTACAGCGAGCGCATGCTCAACAACCTCGGCGCGGCGCCGGCGCCTTACCTCAAAGGCGTTGCCGTCCACGAATAA
- a CDS encoding secretin N-terminal domain-containing protein — protein MSIPPWGPLSLALLVLVGCETQRAIKQSDELRQKGDIVRSVEVLQAESRQAPDDVQLRTAQFSNLELLVAQYSREASTALMRGDDAAALRALETILKYDPANLGARQEIQNIQAMKQLRPQLARAYEMKRANPVEALNLVRQIIAQKPNYREALDFRNALTRELVSADYLSADLSEAMRKPLSLEFSAQSLTTIFETIARLSGVNFVIDKDVNPSASASLTASRTTAEDALNLLLTTQGLEKKILNNNTLLIYPRRPDKEREYRELAVRTFYLSHGEAKVVAAEIKQTLKPKEVLVDERLNAVIVRDGLDTLSAVEKLVEALDIAQAEVTIGIQVLEVAVTDEKNLGIDYPDAIGLSVGNLANVPAGLAGTPLSALRGLNSDNILLDAGSTSARINMLQRSGNTVTLANPRVRVRNREEAEVNIGDKIPVVTTTTANQVTTSSVSYQDVGLQIRLKPIISLSDEVNLELNVEMSHITKRIPGSENVPATFELGSRSTKTLLTARNNETQIVSGLIRTADVEEGSGLPWLSQIPWLGNKLFGTQVTTQQKTEIILLLTPRIERNLDLPISQISTFHSGTEARSSTEGMILRDTTDKMILKPSGGDALPPLPPPMQQPDATWQALPPPLPELVPKPAAPPPPPP, from the coding sequence ATGAGCATACCTCCGTGGGGCCCCTTGAGCCTGGCACTGCTGGTGCTGGTCGGGTGCGAAACCCAGCGGGCGATCAAGCAGAGCGATGAGCTGCGCCAGAAAGGCGACATCGTGCGCTCGGTGGAAGTGTTGCAGGCCGAATCCAGGCAAGCCCCCGACGACGTGCAATTGCGCACCGCGCAATTCAGCAACCTGGAATTACTGGTCGCCCAATACAGCCGCGAGGCCAGCACCGCGCTGATGCGCGGTGACGATGCGGCGGCCCTGCGGGCCCTGGAAACCATCCTCAAATACGACCCCGCCAACCTCGGCGCGCGCCAGGAAATCCAGAACATCCAGGCGATGAAACAACTGCGCCCGCAACTGGCCCGGGCCTATGAAATGAAGCGCGCCAACCCGGTGGAAGCCCTTAACCTGGTGCGCCAGATCATCGCGCAAAAGCCCAACTACCGAGAGGCCCTGGATTTTCGCAACGCCCTGACCCGTGAACTGGTGAGCGCCGATTACCTCAGCGCCGACCTGTCCGAAGCCATGCGCAAACCGCTGAGTCTGGAATTCAGCGCGCAAAGCCTGACCACGATTTTCGAGACCATCGCCCGCTTGTCCGGGGTCAACTTTGTCATCGACAAGGACGTCAACCCCAGCGCCTCGGCAAGCCTGACCGCCAGCCGCACCACCGCCGAGGACGCGCTCAACCTGCTGCTGACCACCCAAGGCCTGGAAAAGAAAATCCTCAACAACAACACCCTGCTGATTTACCCCCGGCGCCCGGACAAGGAACGCGAATACCGCGAGCTCGCGGTGCGCACTTTCTACCTCAGCCATGGCGAAGCCAAGGTTGTCGCCGCCGAGATCAAACAAACCCTCAAGCCCAAGGAGGTGCTGGTGGACGAACGCCTCAACGCGGTGATCGTGCGCGACGGGCTCGACACTTTGAGTGCCGTGGAAAAACTGGTGGAAGCGCTGGACATCGCCCAGGCGGAAGTGACCATCGGCATTCAAGTGCTGGAAGTGGCGGTGACCGACGAGAAGAACCTGGGTATCGACTACCCGGATGCGATCGGCCTGTCCGTGGGCAACCTGGCGAATGTACCGGCCGGGCTGGCGGGCACGCCCCTCAGCGCGCTGCGCGGCCTCAACAGCGACAACATCCTGCTGGACGCCGGCAGCACCTCGGCGCGGATCAATATGCTGCAGCGCAGCGGCAACACCGTGACCCTGGCCAACCCGCGCGTGCGGGTGCGTAACCGCGAAGAGGCCGAGGTCAATATCGGCGACAAGATTCCGGTAGTCACCACGACCACCGCCAACCAGGTCACCACCTCGTCGGTGTCTTACCAGGACGTGGGCCTGCAAATCCGCCTCAAGCCCATCATCAGCCTGAGCGATGAGGTGAACCTGGAATTGAACGTAGAGATGAGCCACATCACCAAACGCATTCCCGGCTCGGAAAACGTACCGGCCACGTTTGAGCTGGGGTCGCGCTCGACCAAGACCCTGTTGACCGCGCGCAACAATGAAACCCAGATCGTCTCGGGGTTGATCCGCACGGCCGACGTCGAGGAAGGTTCAGGATTGCCATGGTTGAGCCAGATCCCATGGCTCGGCAACAAGCTGTTCGGTACCCAGGTCACCACCCAGCAAAAGACCGAAATCATCCTGCTGCTCACGCCCAGGATCGAACGCAACCTGGACCTGCCGATTTCCCAGATCAGCACCTTCCACAGCGGCACCGAGGCGCGCAGTTCGACCGAAGGCATGATCCTGCGCGACACCACCGACAAAATGATCCTCAAACCGAGCGGCGGCGACGCCTTGCCCCCGCTGCCACCGCCGATGCAGCAGCCGGACGCGACATGGCAGGCCTTGCCGCCGCCGTTGCCGGAACTGGTACCCAAACCCGCCGCCCCACCACCCCCACCACCTTGA
- a CDS encoding lytic polysaccharide monooxygenase auxiliary activity family 9 protein — translation MWMLALVLLVPALAMAHGAVDTPIARQVYCKTLPDFWSGNPSDAGCAALARKSGQYPGQQWNEVAHLIPKPGYEDLEIVKREVPDGKLCSAADSKKDGLNLVSNDWYRTDVTPTNGTMEVRIIGTAPHVPSFAKVFLTKPGFDPTRSPLTWNDLTLIHTEKLDVAQTNWGTRPPVISASGFFKFPVPIPPSNRARQRSSCSGSATIRQGKASTTAAISTSSGPAFRTAGSILANSSMRS, via the coding sequence ATGTGGATGCTCGCGCTGGTACTTCTGGTACCGGCGCTGGCGATGGCCCACGGCGCGGTGGATACCCCCATCGCACGACAGGTCTACTGCAAGACACTTCCGGACTTTTGGTCCGGCAACCCCAGCGATGCCGGGTGCGCGGCGCTGGCCCGCAAAAGCGGACAGTACCCCGGCCAACAATGGAACGAAGTGGCTCATTTGATCCCGAAACCCGGCTATGAAGACCTGGAAATCGTTAAGCGCGAAGTGCCGGACGGCAAACTCTGTTCGGCGGCGGACAGCAAGAAAGACGGGCTGAACCTGGTATCGAACGATTGGTATCGCACCGACGTCACCCCCACCAACGGCACGATGGAGGTGCGCATCATCGGTACGGCGCCGCACGTGCCCAGTTTCGCCAAAGTATTTCTCACCAAACCGGGCTTCGATCCGACCCGCTCACCGTTGACCTGGAATGACCTGACCCTTATCCACACCGAAAAACTGGACGTCGCGCAAACCAACTGGGGCACCCGGCCGCCGGTCATTTCCGCCTCCGGGTTCTTCAAGTTCCCGGTGCCGATCCCCCCGAGCAATCGGGCAAGGCAACGCTCTTCGTGCAGTGGCAGCGCGACGATCCGGCAGGGGAAGGCTTCTACAACTGCAGCGATATCAACATCGTCAGGGCCGGCATTCCGGACCGCTGGTTCGATCTTGGCCAATTCATCGATGCGGTCATGA
- a CDS encoding nitrilase-related carbon-nitrogen hydrolase, with product MSHVRVVCHQLAPRLGDAHYNRALSAEAIRGAAALGAQVLVLPELMQSGYVFNDVQEAYALSEPLDGPTLTLWKTLASQLNLIVAAGFCERLADGKVANSAALIEPDGPMTVYRKAHLWDREKLIFTPGDAPPPVVETAVGRIAVMICYDLELPEWVRRPALAGADLLCAPVNWPDGPRPAGERPGEIVRVQANAAVNRLFIAACDRHGQERGVDWVGGSVIVDADGYPQAGAVAHPAEQRLVADLPLAQSRDKCISAHNHVHQDRRPSLYR from the coding sequence GTGAGTCACGTGCGGGTTGTCTGCCATCAACTGGCGCCGCGCCTGGGCGACGCACATTACAACCGCGCCCTCAGTGCCGAGGCCATCCGTGGCGCGGCGGCACTGGGCGCGCAGGTGCTGGTGTTGCCGGAACTCATGCAAAGCGGCTATGTGTTCAATGACGTACAGGAAGCGTATGCGCTGTCCGAGCCACTGGATGGCCCGACCCTGACCCTGTGGAAAACCCTGGCGAGCCAATTGAACCTGATCGTCGCGGCCGGTTTCTGCGAGCGCCTGGCCGACGGCAAGGTGGCCAACAGCGCGGCGCTGATCGAACCTGATGGGCCCATGACGGTGTACCGCAAGGCGCATCTGTGGGATCGCGAAAAGCTGATCTTCACCCCCGGCGATGCACCGCCGCCGGTGGTGGAAACCGCCGTCGGACGCATCGCGGTGATGATCTGCTATGACCTGGAGTTACCCGAGTGGGTCCGCCGGCCGGCCCTGGCCGGTGCCGACCTGCTCTGCGCGCCAGTCAACTGGCCGGATGGCCCGCGCCCGGCCGGTGAACGGCCGGGAGAAATCGTGCGAGTCCAGGCCAACGCGGCGGTCAACCGCCTGTTCATCGCCGCCTGCGACCGCCATGGCCAAGAGCGCGGCGTGGACTGGGTCGGCGGTTCGGTGATTGTCGATGCCGACGGTTATCCACAGGCGGGCGCGGTCGCGCATCCGGCCGAACAGCGCCTGGTGGCCGACCTGCCGCTGGCCCAGTCCAGAGACAAGTGCATCAGCGCCCACAACCATGTGCACCAGGACCGCCGCCCGTCGCTTTACCGTTGA
- a CDS encoding transglycosylase SLT domain-containing protein — MRTVWITLFWLCLSGPALANCWQLAASRYHVDPLLLYAIAKVESGLNPMARNVNSDGSRDIGLMQINSRHLPTLAQYGITEQHLISQPCTSVIVGAWILAGFIREKGYGWQAVGAYNAGTGPQRDSRRAHYAAAVWRYYGQLLQQRQQLARQTP; from the coding sequence ATGCGCACGGTGTGGATCACCCTGTTCTGGCTGTGCCTGAGCGGCCCGGCCCTGGCCAATTGCTGGCAGCTGGCAGCCAGTCGCTACCACGTCGATCCGCTCTTGCTCTACGCCATCGCCAAGGTCGAGTCCGGCCTCAACCCCATGGCCCGCAACGTCAACAGCGACGGCAGCCGCGACATCGGCCTGATGCAAATCAACAGCCGTCACTTGCCCACGCTGGCGCAATACGGCATCACCGAACAGCACCTGATCAGCCAGCCCTGTACCAGCGTGATCGTCGGCGCGTGGATTCTGGCCGGGTTCATCCGCGAAAAAGGCTACGGCTGGCAAGCGGTGGGCGCCTACAACGCCGGCACCGGGCCGCAACGTGACAGCCGCCGCGCCCACTATGCGGCGGCCGTGTGGCGCTATTACGGCCAATTGCTGCAACAGCGCCAGCAGTTGGCGAGGCAAACGCCATGA
- the gbcB gene encoding glycine-betaine demethylase subunit GbcB, with protein MSNNFLNPVTTQTWANGRHIVRCVKVIQETWDVRTFCFMADQPILFFFKPGQFVTLELEIDGQPIMRSYTISSSPSVPYSFSVTIKRVPGGRVSNWLHDTLHEGQELAVHGPVGLFNAIDFPSPKVLYLSGGVGITPVMSMARWFYDTNANVDMTFVHSARSPKDIIYHRELEHMASRIDNFSLHLICEKHGLGEPWAGYRGYLNHKMLELMVPDFLEREVFCCGPTPYMNAVKRLLEVAGFDMARYHEESFGATPPEARADAVEQAEQAADAPEVDLADLHQVEFIASGKSIRVAPGETVHAAAAKLGLLIPKACGMGICGTCKVMKLGGEVEMEHNGGITEEDEAEGYILSCCSVPKGDVRIDF; from the coding sequence ATGTCCAACAATTTCCTGAATCCAGTAACCACACAGACCTGGGCCAATGGTCGGCACATTGTCCGTTGCGTCAAAGTCATCCAGGAAACCTGGGACGTGCGCACCTTCTGTTTCATGGCCGACCAGCCGATCCTGTTCTTTTTCAAGCCAGGGCAGTTCGTCACCCTGGAGCTGGAGATCGACGGCCAGCCGATCATGCGCTCCTACACCATTTCCAGCTCGCCGTCGGTGCCCTACAGCTTCTCGGTGACCATCAAGCGCGTGCCGGGCGGGCGGGTTTCCAACTGGCTGCACGACACCTTGCATGAAGGCCAGGAACTGGCGGTGCACGGGCCGGTCGGGCTGTTCAATGCCATCGACTTCCCAAGCCCGAAAGTGCTGTACCTCAGCGGCGGTGTCGGCATCACCCCGGTGATGTCCATGGCGCGCTGGTTCTACGACACCAATGCCAACGTCGACATGACCTTCGTGCACAGCGCGCGCTCGCCCAAGGACATCATTTACCACCGCGAGCTGGAGCATATGGCGTCGCGGATCGACAACTTCAGCCTGCACCTGATCTGCGAAAAACACGGCCTGGGCGAACCCTGGGCCGGCTATCGCGGCTACCTGAACCACAAGATGCTCGAACTGATGGTGCCGGACTTCCTCGAGCGCGAAGTGTTCTGCTGCGGCCCCACGCCGTACATGAACGCGGTCAAACGCCTGCTGGAAGTGGCCGGTTTCGACATGGCGCGCTACCACGAGGAATCCTTCGGCGCCACACCGCCCGAAGCCCGTGCCGACGCGGTGGAGCAAGCCGAACAAGCCGCCGACGCGCCGGAAGTCGACCTGGCGGACCTGCACCAAGTGGAATTCATCGCCTCGGGCAAGAGCATCCGCGTGGCACCGGGGGAAACCGTCCACGCCGCCGCCGCCAAGCTCGGGTTGTTGATTCCCAAGGCCTGCGGCATGGGGATCTGCGGCACCTGCAAGGTGATGAAACTGGGGGGCGAGGTCGAGATGGAGCACAACGGCGGGATTACCGAGGAAGACGAAGCCGAGGGTTACATCCTGTCGTGCTGCAGCGTGCCGAAGGGTGATGTGCGCATCGACTTCTGA